ACCCGCTGCACCAAGTTCAAATTCCTCTCCAGCAAAAGGAGGAGAGCCAATGTTGCCTAGCGATTACGAGTCTGGTAGCATTACGCCATCACCAACGCCCACAGCTGCACAAACACCCCCTGCCAATCCACCACATTAAAAACCTGGTATCTATCCATGAAAATCATCCACGGTACTTGGATTCCCTCTGCCGAAGCTGATTTCATTCAAGATGGTGCATTTTACCTGTGGGTAGAAACTTCAACTGTCCAAAAACGTCGCAACACCGATCGGCGCACCCATCCTTTTCAATTGGCTTCAGCAGATCTAGAAGCCTTCTTAACTGAGCAATTGGGAATTGCCTCAGCTACTTATAGCAAGACGAACGATCGCATTTCTACTAAATACTTTGCCCTACCAACTGCAAGCGATCGCCCCCTTCCTTCACCAGAATTAGCCAGATATCTTGATGACATCGAGCTAGAAAATGAAGGATTTGCATATTGGGCAATTGCTTGTTACCTAGTTAATACCAGCGTCAAAACAAACAGTTACAGCTATAGTCAAGTCAGTCATATTATTAAACTGCTCAACGACATTCATTTTTTAGCTTTAAATAATGCTGATGAAATTCAATTTGGTTCGGATTTAGTATTTTGGTATCACTACACCCAAGCTTTTAAAGAAATTATCCTCAAAGACCAATATATCCCAGCGCTGAAATATTGCGAACTGCCAGCAACCAAAAGTAAACGCAAACAGACAGCTAATCGATTTGAAATTTATCCAGCTTGGGAAATAGTCTCCGAACAATACGATGCGATCGTCCAAAAATATGTTGATTATATGCCAGCTATCTGCACGGTGGGACGGGCAACTTCGAGCGATCGCGTGGAGTTTTTTACTCCAGAAACTTTGCTGCGACACTTTTCCGAATATCTACTGCGAGACATTATAACTCATACCCCTTCCACGGCTGCATTTGATAGCTTAATCTCTAATTCCTTGCTGCAAAAATGCTTTCAATCTAACAATACTCCCCAACAAAGCGATCGCGCTTTAATAGAATACAAACAGTGGTACGCCTGGAAAGAAAAAATTACCCGTACCCAAACTGCTACCCCTTTTGACCTCTGTTTTCAACTCCAGGAAGCGCCAGCCGATCGCGTAGATAATTGGAAAATTGACTTTTTAGTAGCGGCAAAACAAGACCCTTCTTTAAAGCTATCGCTATCCGATTATTGGGGTATGAACCAAAGAGCTAAAAAAGCTTGGTTTAAACATTTGGGTACGGATTTTGAAGCCGATTTGTTATTGAATTTGGGATACGCAGCAAGAATGTATTCTTTGCTTTGGGAGGGATTAGAAACCGATCGCCCGATTGGGTTACAACTAAGTTTGACACAAGCCTTTGAATTTCTCAAAGAAAACGCCTGGGTATTAGAAGATGCAGGCTACAAAGTTATCGTTCCTGCTTGGTGGACTCCTGAAGGTCGTCGTCGCGCCAAGATTCGTCTCAAAACGTCTTCACGCGGCGCTAAATCGACAACTGCAAACCAGGGATATTTCAGTCTAGACTCTCTAGTACAGTATCAATACGAATTGGCAATTGGCGGTGAGGCTGTCACGCAAAAAGAATGGCAGCAACTTGTTAATGCTAAAACCCCGCTCGTACAATTTCGGGGTCAGTGGATAGAATTAGACCAAGATAAAATGCGGCAAATGTTGGAATTTTGGCAATCTCAAGCTAAAGAACAGCCAGAAATGTCGCTACTCGATTTAATGAAATTAGCAGCATCAGAAGATGAATTAGAAGTTGACCACGATGATGCTTTAGCAACAATGATGGCGAAGTTGCAGGACAAAAGCAAGCTAGAACCAATTTCAGATCCGCCGCAGTTGCAAGGTACTTTACGGGAATATCAAAAACGTGGTGTAGCTTGGCTGCAATATTTAGAAGCTTTAGGGATCAACGGATGTTTAGCTGATGATATGGGACTGGGAAAATCGGTACAAGTGATTACCAGAATCATCAATGAAAAAGAAGCGATTGCTACACCACCAACTTTATTAATTGCACCTACATCAGTCGTAGGAAATTGGCTGCGGGAAATTGCTAAATTTGCACCACATCTACAAGCAATGGTACATCATGGTAGCGATCGCCTCAAAGATGAAGCTGAATTTAAAGCCACCTGCCTCAACCACGATGTGGTAATTACTTCATTTACTCTTGCTCGTAAAGATGAAAAACTTTTAAGTAGTGTAACGTGGCAGCGCATAGTAATAGATGAAGCCCAAAATATCAAAAATCCGAAAGCAGCTCAAACTCGTGCCGTTTTAAAATTACAAGCTAAACATCGACTAGCTTTAACGGGAACGCCTGTAGAAAACCGCTTATTAGATTTATGGTCGATTTTCAATTTTCTCAATCCAGGTTATTTGGGAAAAGAAGCACAATTTCGGAAATCGTTTGAAATCCCAATTCAAAAAGATAATAGTAAAGTCAAATCTAGTAGTTTAAAGAAACTAGTCGAACCGTTTATTTTACGGCGAGTCAAAACTGATAAATCGATTATTAATGATTTACCGGATAAAGTCGAACAAAATTTATATTGTAACTTGACAAAAGAACAAGCTTCGCTCTATGAAGCTGTCGTAAAAGATGTCTCAAAGCAAATTGAAGAATCAGAGGGAATTCAACGCAAAGGGCTAATTCTATCGACTTTATTGAAACTCAAACAAGTCTGCAATCATCCGGCACAGTTTTTACAAGATAGTAGCGAATTTTCTCCAGAGCGATCGCACAAACTTAGCCGTTTAATAGAAATGGTAGAAGAGGCGATTGCTGAAGGAGAAAGTATGTTGATCTTCAGTCAATTTAAAGAAATTTGCGACCCTTTAGAAAAGTATTTGAAGCACAATTGTCATTACAATACTTATTACATTCACGGTGGGACAAACCGTAATAAAAGAGAAGAAGCGATCGCCGAGTTTCAAGACCCTGAAACAGAACCATCGGTATTTATTCTATCTTTAAAAGCGGGAGGAGTGGGAATCACTCTGACTAAAGCCAATCATGTTTTTCACTTCGATCGCTGGTGGAACCCCGCAGTAGAGGATCAGGCGACAGATAGAGCTTTTCGGATCGGTCAAAAGAAGAATGTTTTCGTACATAAATTCGTTGCAATGGGTACGTTAGAAGAACGCATCGACCAAATGATCGCCGATAAGAAAAAGCTATCTTCTGCGATTGTTGGTAATGATGAGTCTTGGCTGACAGAACTCGATAATGAAGCATTTAAACAACTAATTGCATTAAATAAAACTGCAATATTGGAGTAGCGATCGTGGCTAAATTCAGTCGAACTTGGTGGGGAAAACGTTTCATTGAAGCCTTAGAAGCATTCAGCGATTCTGGTAGGCTGGGGCGCGGACGTTCCTATGCTAGCAATGGTAAAATCATTGAATATAAAATTGACGGCAACAAAATTACGGCTAAGGTGAGAGGTTCGATAAATCCCTATTTTGGGGTATATAAAGAACCAAAATACGATACAAAAATCGAAATTACTCCAATTGACAAAGCGAGTTGGTCAAAGGCAATTAAATACGTTTCTTCTAAAGCAAGTTTTGTATCAAAGTTGTTAATGAATGAAGTGCCAGACAGTATTGACTCAGCTTTTGCTGACTTAGGATTGCATTTACTACCGCATAGTAGAAAAGACTTTAAAACGAGCTGTAGTTGTCCCGATTATGCTAACCCTTGCAAACATATTGCAGGTGTTTATTACTTAGTTGCATCTCAACTCGACCATAACCCATTTCTCTTATTTGAATTGAGGGGTTTATCTAAGGAAGAATTGCAGTCAGAACTCGTGAAATCTCCTTTAGGACAAATTTTATCTGCCGAATTAACTACTAAAGAAACTCCTTTAGTAGCAGAAACATCTTACTATACAAAACTCGAACAAGTGCCTGTAACCGAGCAGATGCATTCTAGAGAATTCTGGCTTGGAACTAAGCGCTTACCATCAAATATTGAAGTTGCCGAACCAGCAATTATTCCAGCAATTGTCGTGAAAAAACAGGGGGACTATCCCGCTTTTTGGCAAAAAGATACTTCCTTTATTACGGTGATGAAAGAATTATATCAGCGAGTGAGAACAAAAAACAAAGACGTTATGTAAGAAAGTCAAAAATTACTAATTTTCTTTGTCTCCCATATCCTCTATTCCTCATTCTCATCATGACTCAAGAAGAACAAAGATTACAAGAAGACCGCGATCGCAAAGCACACTGGCGGCGCTGGGGTTCGTATTTAAGCGAACGACAATGGGGAACAGTCCGCGAAGATTACAGTGCTGATGGTTCGGCTTGGGATTATTTTTCTCACGAACAAGCGCGTTCTCGCGCTTATCGCTGGGGTGAAGATGGAATTGCAGGTATTTCCGACAATCACCAACGCTTGTGTTTTGCGATCGCGCTTTGGAATGGTGTCGATCCAATTTTAAAGGAAAGGCTGTTTGGTTTAACTGGTAATGAAGGCAATCACGGCGAAGATGTCAAGGAATGTTACTTTTACCTTGACAATACTCCCACTCACTCTTACATGAAATATCTCTATAAATATTCTCAGCAAGCTTTTCCCTATACTCAATTAGTGACAGAAAATCAAAATCGCAGCAAGCGCGATCGTGAATTTGAATTACTTGATACAGGAATATTTGACAATAACACTTATTTTGATGTTTTTGTTGAATATGCCAAAAATACACCTGAAGATATTTTAATTAAAATTAGTATCGCTAATCGTGCTTTGGAAACTAGAAATTTATATTTATTGCCTACATTATGGTTTCGCAATACTTGGGCTTGGGGACGAGCCGAAACCGCTAAACCCAGACTGAAAAAGCTGCATCAAGATAGCAATCTGAGTATTATCGAATCTACTCATCCTAGTTTAGGCGATCGCTGGTTGTATTGTGAAGGTACAGCAGAGTTATTATTTACTGAGAATGATACGAACTACCAAAAATTGTTCGGGGTCGAAAATAAATCTGATTTTGTCAAAGACGGAATTAACGATTATCTTATTAATCGCGATAAAACCGCGATCGATCCTCAACAAATTGGTACTAAATTTGCAGCCAATTATAACCTAAATATTGCCGCAGGTGAAACCGTAACTATTTGCCTACGTCTGTGCGACTCTCCTTATTTAGTTACCCCATTTGGTAAAGATTTCGAGCAAATATTTCAAACTCGCATTCAAGAAGCAGACGAGTTTTACGATCGCATTACTTCTCCTTGTCAATTAACACCAGATCGACGCAATATCCAGCGACAGGCTTTTGCGGGGATGCTATGGGCTAAACAATATTATTATTATGTCATCCATGAATGGCTGCAAGGCGATCCGGCTCATCCTACACCAGCAAAATCGCGACAAAACGTGAGAAATACTGATTGGATTCATCTATTTAACGATGATGTTATTTCCATGCCCGATAAGTGGGAATATCCCTGGTATGCAGCTTGAGATTTAGCCTTTCATGTCATTCCTCTTGCCATTATCGATCCTGATTTTGCCAAGCGTCAATTAAGTCGTTTGACGCGAGAATGGTATTTACATCCTAACGGGCAATTACCAGCTTACGAATGGAATTTTAGCGATGTCAATCCGCCCGTTCATGCTTGGGCGACGTGGCGCGTATATAAGATCGAACAAAAGATCTACGGACGCGCCGACCGCTTATTTTTAGAACGGGTATTTCAAAAGCTATTACTCAATTTTACCTGGTGGGTAAATCGCAAAGATATTGCTGGTAAAAATGTTTTTCAAGGCGGGTTTTTGGGAATGGATAATATAGGAGTATTCGATCGCAGTACCCAAGTTCCTACTGATGCCTATTTACAGCAGTCAGATGGTACGAGTTGGATGGGTATGTACTGTTTAAATATGCTGGCGATCGCGTTAGAATTAGCTAAAGAAAATCCCGCCTATGAAGATACTGCCAGTAAATTTTTCGAGCATTTCCTCTACATTGCTGATGCGATGAATAGTATGGGAGAGGAACGCAAAGGTTTGTGGGATAAAGACGATAGTTTTTATTACGATATGCTCCACGTTCCCGCTGATGGGGATATAGTCCTGAAAGTGCGAAGTCTTGTAGGACTGATTCCCTTATTGGCTGTTGAAACTTTAGAACCAGACGTTTTAGAACGATTGCCTGGTTTTAAAAAACGCATGGAGTGGTTTATTAACAATCGCCCCGATCTGCGTCAAAATGTTGCTTGTATGGAAACAAAAGGAATTGGTGCAAGAAGGCTATTAGCAATTTGTTATAAACCACCAGGAGGAACGGAAGCAGAAAATAAGTTGCGCTGCATTTTGAAAACAATGCTAGATGAGAACGAATTTTTAAGTCCCTACGGTATTCGTTCCGTATCTAAATATCATGCTTCTCATCCCTATTCCATGAAATTAGACGGACAAGAATATCATGTCAAATACGAACCAGCAGAATCAAGTAATGCCATGTTTGGTGGTAATTCTAATTGGCGAGGTCCCGTTTGGTTTCCGATTAACTACCTAATAATTGAGGCATTACAAAAGTTTCATTATTATTTAGGTGATAATTTTAAAATTGAGTTTCCCACTGATTCGGGTCGCGAAATGAACCTTTGGGAAGTTTCTCAGGAATTGTCGCAAAGACTGATTAAAATATTTCTGCAAGATGAATCGGGGAAAAGACCAGTTTATGGAGATCTAGAAAAGTTCCAAACCGATCCACACTGGCACAATTTAATTATGTTTCACGAATACTTTCATGGTGATAATGGTGCGGGTTTAGGGGCAAATCATCAGACGGGTTGGACGGGTTTAGTGGCGAAATTAATTCAGCAGTGTGGTGAATATGAGAGATGAAGAATTGATTTCGCAGGTAGATAATCTTAAGTCAAATCGTAAGGACGTTCGGTATCATCTTCACCCATATATTCGCCATTTTGAATTTCTAGTAAAATTAGAGGAATTGCCCCAGGGTTTTCAATACTGTGTAGCGTTGCTACAGGTACGTATGTTGACTCATTGCGATGTAGTAACTTCTCATCATCACCGCAATTAACTTTAGCCGTACCAGAAACAACAACCCAATGTTCGCTGCGATGGTAGTGAATTTGCGATTTTATGCGGTGCTTCGGTTTAATTTCAATCCGATTAATTCGATAATTTTCTCCTTCTTCTATTACCTCAACCAAACCCCAATATCTCTGACCTGCGTGTGGAGAGGATTCAATTAAATCTAGCTGAGCCTGATTCCCGTTGTTACTCATAAATAGCCTGAAAATAAACGTCAATCGCCATTATTAGCAGAAGTATGGCATTTCAGCTCTGGAAGAGTAGGTTGGTTAACAAAATCTTCAAATTTGTTTAAACTTCAAAATGTACTCTTCACAATCGGCTTTTTGGGGATTTGTCTGAAGTAGTTTCAGCACGATCGAAATTTCGTTGCTAAAACTTCGATATTTTGAACTAAACATCTCGATATCCTCATCACTCTAAATCTTCCGAATCTGTATTTTCTGGGAGAGATTCAGAAACTTTCTTGTGCCGATCTTCCTTCCATCTTCCCGTTTTTCTTGCCG
This window of the Chroococcidiopsis thermalis PCC 7203 genome carries:
- a CDS encoding DEAD/DEAH box helicase, whose amino-acid sequence is MKIIHGTWIPSAEADFIQDGAFYLWVETSTVQKRRNTDRRTHPFQLASADLEAFLTEQLGIASATYSKTNDRISTKYFALPTASDRPLPSPELARYLDDIELENEGFAYWAIACYLVNTSVKTNSYSYSQVSHIIKLLNDIHFLALNNADEIQFGSDLVFWYHYTQAFKEIILKDQYIPALKYCELPATKSKRKQTANRFEIYPAWEIVSEQYDAIVQKYVDYMPAICTVGRATSSDRVEFFTPETLLRHFSEYLLRDIITHTPSTAAFDSLISNSLLQKCFQSNNTPQQSDRALIEYKQWYAWKEKITRTQTATPFDLCFQLQEAPADRVDNWKIDFLVAAKQDPSLKLSLSDYWGMNQRAKKAWFKHLGTDFEADLLLNLGYAARMYSLLWEGLETDRPIGLQLSLTQAFEFLKENAWVLEDAGYKVIVPAWWTPEGRRRAKIRLKTSSRGAKSTTANQGYFSLDSLVQYQYELAIGGEAVTQKEWQQLVNAKTPLVQFRGQWIELDQDKMRQMLEFWQSQAKEQPEMSLLDLMKLAASEDELEVDHDDALATMMAKLQDKSKLEPISDPPQLQGTLREYQKRGVAWLQYLEALGINGCLADDMGLGKSVQVITRIINEKEAIATPPTLLIAPTSVVGNWLREIAKFAPHLQAMVHHGSDRLKDEAEFKATCLNHDVVITSFTLARKDEKLLSSVTWQRIVIDEAQNIKNPKAAQTRAVLKLQAKHRLALTGTPVENRLLDLWSIFNFLNPGYLGKEAQFRKSFEIPIQKDNSKVKSSSLKKLVEPFILRRVKTDKSIINDLPDKVEQNLYCNLTKEQASLYEAVVKDVSKQIEESEGIQRKGLILSTLLKLKQVCNHPAQFLQDSSEFSPERSHKLSRLIEMVEEAIAEGESMLIFSQFKEICDPLEKYLKHNCHYNTYYIHGGTNRNKREEAIAEFQDPETEPSVFILSLKAGGVGITLTKANHVFHFDRWWNPAVEDQATDRAFRIGQKKNVFVHKFVAMGTLEERIDQMIADKKKLSSAIVGNDESWLTELDNEAFKQLIALNKTAILE
- a CDS encoding SWIM zinc finger family protein produces the protein MAKFSRTWWGKRFIEALEAFSDSGRLGRGRSYASNGKIIEYKIDGNKITAKVRGSINPYFGVYKEPKYDTKIEITPIDKASWSKAIKYVSSKASFVSKLLMNEVPDSIDSAFADLGLHLLPHSRKDFKTSCSCPDYANPCKHIAGVYYLVASQLDHNPFLLFELRGLSKEELQSELVKSPLGQILSAELTTKETPLVAETSYYTKLEQVPVTEQMHSREFWLGTKRLPSNIEVAEPAIIPAIVVKKQGDYPAFWQKDTSFITVMKELYQRVRTKNKDVM
- a CDS encoding phosphomannose isomerase type II C-terminal cupin domain; this translates as MSNNGNQAQLDLIESSPHAGQRYWGLVEVIEEGENYRINRIEIKPKHRIKSQIHYHRSEHWVVVSGTAKVNCGDDEKLLHRNESTYVPVATLHSIENPGAIPLILLEIQNGEYMGEDDTERPYDLT